Part of the Thunnus maccoyii chromosome 17, fThuMac1.1, whole genome shotgun sequence genome, TGGATGAATCCTCTGGGAAAGTAGAGGAGATCACCTGCTTCCAGCACCACTTCCAGGATGGGCTTCCCGATCTCTGCCTGATCATAGTTCGCTGGAGGGGAAATGTAAAACAGTTAGCTACATCTGTGCAACGTGTTACCTTTCtctgagtatgtgtgtttaaaGCCAAGAGCGTAAATAATTAACTATAAACCTGTTTCCAATAAAACGGAGACAAATTGCTCTCACTGTAAGAAGCAAActataaaatgaatgaattatttttttcacttacgaCTTGAAAACACGGGCAAGACTTCATCTTCTGTCctgaaaaaaagtttcaaaacAATATCACAATGTGCTTCTTGAATCAATATATTCTTAAACTAAGACTGGTGTGCATTAGACATGAAATCAAACTATATGGAAAACAATGCTCGGTGAATTATGACCCACATATGATAAATACAGTACAGAAAAAGCTCACTAGTACATCGGCTACATGTACATGATTCATCCTGAATCTGTGGTTTTAACTTGGTGctgctcttttaaaaaaaggttccTCACTGTATCTCACCTGGGGTTGTACACTCTCCAATGTTTCTTTCCCTCCAACTGAACCACAAATGCCTCAATGTCGTCATAATGTGGAGCAAATCCCTGTGTTCCAGGAGGTGTCAGGTATCTGAttgaataaaacattcatttaataCCGAAACAATAACCGACACATTACACCACAAggttttgttaatttttttttgtgtcccCAATACTTACACATTGGCCCCAGCCATGCTGCCAAACTGCTCTTGAAGGATGGACAGCACGTTCCACACGGTGGAGGAGAAAGCCTGAGGATTCAGCATGCGGAGGGAGCAGCCACTCTGGGATATGGAGATAACGATGAAAGTTACTAATCTAAAGTGAGAGTGCTGGGCAGGTGGTGCACTGATGCGGTTAATGCACCCAAGACAAAATGCCTACTAGCTTGCAGCgtagaaaatattaaaagataATATCCTGCTTGATAGATAAACATATACATCTAACTGCATTTTAATGAAGTTAGTAAGAAGAAACTTTAATGACTCCCATGCTGAAAGCTGGTGCAGCTAATTTGCGGCAAAGGGCCTAATTATTAAGAATATCATCAGGACCATAAAACGGTAATTTCGCATTAGAAATAATCACATATGGACCTCCCTGGTAGCGTGATGCTTACAGTGCAtactacacaacacacagtccttggtttaataaaaataacaggaaaaaatatacaaaacgGTTGTGTTTTGGTCATACCTCATAGAAGTCCCATACAGTGAAGGGCAGAGCTCTCCCTGGAGGATTGTGCGTCTCCCTCTTGCCGTTAGTGTAGCTTGTGACATCCAGGTTGACTCCATACTGAACATCCTCCTTAAATCAGCCCCACAAACATGTAGTTCAACATGACAGATCTTCTTCTTATTGGTGATGACATACCAAATAATTATCACACAGGTGGATAAGACGGGTGAGTGTATCGGTCATGTTTCAGATGATTACCTGTCTAAGAATGCGATCAAACTCCGCTGTGGAGAACAGTCCCTTGTAGTAATGTGGATTTTTACGTTGAACAAGAATGGGCTTCTTTTCCCAAGTTTCccttaaaaggaaaaaaaaaatcagctggtgaatgtttcaagaaaaaaaaaagtgatgatgttaaaatgtcattttggaTTAAAAATCTATAGAGATTCATTATAGGAAGCACTGTGCGGAGTGGATTTGAATTCCAGAGGCATCAAACAATGTGAACACACTCTTCCATCAACACCTTGACACTTGAGCCCCTTTAACCTTTTGGCACAATGTTGATTGCTGCActactttcttgttgtttatgttatttattatgtACTCATCTACTTCCAGTTGTTCCttactttaagaaaaaaaaaagttaaaagtgcTCTCTCTCGTTGCAATTATACCTTgtcagctacttgagaatttTTAATCACGGCTCTTtctgagtcactgtcctctaacgCTTTATTGTCTCTCCTCGCTTGTAAATCGCTTCTGATAAACCCTTCTGCcaaatgactaaaatgtaaatgtgaacaCACAGTTCAGTACCTGAAGAAGACCTTGGCAGGAACCGGAGCGATGAGCCACTGGAAAAGTTGGCTCGCTCTCTCCCTGCTGTTGTTGACTCCTGCCAATTGGACCAGTAAAGCGTCTAGTGCCTCACCGTCTCCATTTACacactcttcttcctcctgtGGCTGAAACAAATAGACTCAGTGAACCTTAACTGCAACTGCACAATCATTTCAGGGTCTAAGACGATGGTGTCGCATGGTAATTTTCATGGATGTGATCAGAAACATTGCACCCTGTGGTGTTTAAATGACTGCGGACACACATTTTGTTTGCAGCAGGTACACACTTACTTCTGTAACTCTCTTAAGGctctcctctttttttacacactttagggccttctttttcattttcttcctgtCAGCCTTCATTTGAGATTTAACTGTGTTGACCTTAGTGGCTGCAACCCcattctcctttttctttttcttcttggcTGCCACCTAGAAAAAATATACAAGTTAACATGTGGCTAAACACAGTGAACATACATGTTTAGACTTAAGAAATGAGAAGGATGTTTGAAGATAGCAGGAGGACTGTGCTGGTGTCAGTACTGTTCCTCCTGCAGCTGTTACAGAGCAGCGGGCACTGAGCCACTATCTACCACAGTATTTAACACCGTATACCTGCAGGGACGACTTCTCAACAGGAGGAG contains:
- the riox1 gene encoding ribosomal oxygenase 1, coding for MERKHMSAFALYQTLSVDLPPPVEKSSLQVAAKKKKKKENGVAATKVNTVKSQMKADRKKMKKKALKCVKKEESLKRVTEPQEEEECVNGDGEALDALLVQLAGVNNSRERASQLFQWLIAPVPAKVFFRETWEKKPILVQRKNPHYYKGLFSTAEFDRILRQEDVQYGVNLDVTSYTNGKRETHNPPGRALPFTVWDFYESGCSLRMLNPQAFSSTVWNVLSILQEQFGSMAGANVYLTPPGTQGFAPHYDDIEAFVVQLEGKKHWRVYNPRTEDEVLPVFSSPNYDQAEIGKPILEVVLEAGDLLYFPRGFIHQGDCLPDCHSLHITISSYQKNSWGDLLQKVVPAALEIAMEENVEFRQGLPLDYLTYMGVQNSDKDDPRRTKFFSKIENLMKKLTNYAPIDAAVDQKARDFLHDCLPPVLTPEELASSVQGAPARWERGKIMDVGAHITSQTRVRLLRAGCARLCSDGDTVHLYYTTDNSRVFHKEELKSFEIKPEHTDAIEFLINSYPKFVSVGSFPCDFSEDRISLAELLFERGIIHTATPL